One Mycolicibacterium parafortuitum DNA segment encodes these proteins:
- the dapD gene encoding 2,3,4,5-tetrahydropyridine-2,6-dicarboxylate N-succinyltransferase, translating to MTAASGVGVATIAADGSVLDTWFPSPELTADGPSGTVRLSVAEAPAELAALVGRDEDRDVEVVLVRTTIASLQDKAVDAYDVYLRLHLLSHRLVAPHGLNADGFFGLLTNVVWTSHGPCAIEGFERVRARLRRRGPVTVHGVDKFPRMVDYVLPSGVRIADADRVRLGAHLAAGTTVMHEGFVNFNAGTLGSSMVEGRISAGVVVDDGSDVGGGASIMGTLSGGGTQVISVGKRCLLGANAGLGISLGDDCVVEAGLYVTAGTKVTTSDGQTVKARELSGAANLLFRRNSVTGAVEVVKRDGTGITLNEALHAN from the coding sequence GTGACTGCAGCTTCTGGCGTCGGCGTCGCGACGATCGCGGCCGACGGATCCGTTCTCGATACCTGGTTCCCCTCCCCCGAACTGACGGCGGACGGGCCGTCGGGAACGGTGCGGTTGTCGGTCGCAGAGGCGCCCGCCGAACTGGCCGCGCTGGTGGGACGCGACGAGGACCGCGACGTCGAGGTCGTGCTGGTGCGGACCACCATCGCGTCGCTGCAGGACAAGGCCGTCGACGCGTACGACGTCTACCTGCGTCTGCACCTGCTGTCGCATCGGCTGGTGGCGCCGCACGGGCTCAACGCCGACGGGTTCTTCGGGCTGCTGACCAACGTGGTGTGGACCAGCCACGGACCGTGCGCGATCGAGGGCTTCGAGAGAGTGCGTGCGCGGCTGCGCCGCCGGGGTCCGGTCACGGTGCACGGGGTCGACAAGTTCCCGCGGATGGTCGACTACGTGCTGCCGTCCGGGGTGCGGATCGCCGATGCTGACCGGGTGCGCCTCGGCGCACACCTGGCAGCGGGCACCACCGTCATGCACGAGGGGTTCGTGAACTTCAACGCGGGCACGCTGGGCAGCTCGATGGTCGAGGGCCGCATCTCGGCGGGCGTCGTCGTCGACGACGGCTCCGACGTCGGCGGCGGCGCGTCCATCATGGGCACGCTGTCGGGCGGCGGCACGCAGGTCATCTCGGTCGGTAAGCGGTGCCTGCTCGGCGCGAACGCGGGCCTGGGCATCTCGCTCGGTGACGACTGCGTGGTCGAGGCCGGGCTGTACGTGACAGCCGGGACCAAGGTGACCACCTCTGACGGGCAGACCGTCAAGGCCCGCGAGCTCTCCGGTGCCGCCAATCTGCTGTTCCGCCGCAACTCCGTGACCGGCGCCGTCGAGGTCGTCAAGCGCGACGGCACGGGAATCACCCTCAACGAGGCCCTGCACGCAAACTGA